The following proteins come from a genomic window of Syntrophorhabdaceae bacterium:
- a CDS encoding HDOD domain-containing protein has protein sequence MEASITEEDREILVDIEDKILSTLRFGFNPEVLEILDDAEARPGEIESIKNKLQQNIVLRLYGIGNSAYFSKLRRGNVSSFLEVVMRLGVDQTKTYIIMFAMLELAKSVHGKKLLAKSIATSVMANILADRFNFLDDSIHKAELAGLIREIGRLIVLIYQEQEEENRLKDDFSDRFNTYLSLKVIRHFNLPDYLNSILLDDTISFDEESFSVSAVVNMAHLLVSHSFNIKGKLLLKIPPPDRDGVYVNHYGEMIKERFGAIGLGEYVEIIEALTEA, from the coding sequence ATGGAAGCATCGATAACAGAAGAGGACAGGGAGATCCTTGTCGATATTGAAGACAAGATTCTCAGCACCCTGCGTTTTGGTTTCAATCCGGAGGTTCTGGAAATACTTGACGACGCGGAAGCGCGCCCAGGGGAGATAGAATCCATAAAGAACAAGTTACAACAGAACATTGTCTTGAGACTTTACGGAATAGGAAACTCTGCGTACTTTTCGAAGCTCCGCAGGGGAAACGTATCTTCTTTTCTTGAAGTAGTAATGCGTCTGGGCGTTGACCAAACAAAGACATACATCATCATGTTTGCAATGCTTGAGCTTGCAAAGAGCGTCCATGGAAAGAAACTTCTTGCAAAGAGCATAGCTACATCTGTTATGGCAAACATTTTGGCCGACAGGTTCAATTTTTTGGACGATAGTATACACAAGGCCGAACTTGCGGGACTGATCCGGGAGATAGGCAGGCTCATAGTCCTCATATACCAGGAGCAGGAAGAAGAGAACAGATTAAAGGATGATTTTTCGGACAGGTTTAATACCTATCTCAGCCTGAAGGTAATCCGGCATTTTAACTTGCCGGACTATCTCAACAGCATACTCCTTGATGACACCATCTCGTTTGATGAGGAGTCTTTCTCTGTCTCAGCGGTGGTCAATATGGCACACCTGCTGGTATCGCACAGTTTTAACATAAAGGGCAAACTATTGCTTAAAATCCCACCGCCGGACCGTGATGGTGTTTACGTAAACCACTACGGTGAAATGATCAAGGAGCGATTCGGGGCTATCGGCCTCGGTGAGTACGTCGAAATCATCGAAGCCCTTACAGAAGCGTAA
- a CDS encoding nucleoside 2-deoxyribosyltransferase, which translates to MKVYFAHPCFDDTQKGFKTEFLNKLSSALTHRNDILIVDPFDHTPNIEGDIETKLKMAENVKIGCIRLLEECDIVVALVDGNDTGVAFEAGYAHAVNKPVILISQQSCSAANAMLIGAARIMVDNVLEREQIEKLAGMLEWFDATISKYPGKPRNN; encoded by the coding sequence ATGAAAGTCTACTTCGCACATCCATGTTTTGACGATACACAAAAAGGGTTTAAAACAGAGTTTCTCAATAAGCTCTCTTCCGCTTTAACCCATAGAAATGACATTCTCATCGTTGACCCCTTTGATCATACCCCAAACATAGAGGGGGATATAGAAACAAAGTTGAAGATGGCGGAGAACGTCAAGATCGGGTGCATACGGCTCCTTGAAGAATGTGACATCGTTGTTGCCCTCGTTGACGGCAATGACACAGGTGTTGCCTTCGAAGCAGGATATGCCCATGCAGTCAATAAACCGGTGATATTGATTTCTCAACAAAGCTGTTCGGCGGCAAACGCCATGTTGATCGGGGCGGCCAGGATAATGGTTGATAATGTCCTGGAAAGAGAACAGATAGAGAAACTGGCGGGTATGCTGGAATGGTTCGATGCAACAATTAGTAAATATCCCGGGAAACCGCGGAATAATTGA
- a CDS encoding ribbon-helix-helix protein, CopG family, giving the protein MRSVLSVSLPEQMAEELDAFARATGRNKSDIVKESLSIFLWETRFKEIRKRLVKKAKAAKVITEEDVFKAIS; this is encoded by the coding sequence ATGAGGTCAGTATTATCTGTAAGCCTGCCCGAACAGATGGCGGAAGAACTCGATGCCTTTGCCAGGGCCACCGGAAGGAACAAGAGCGACATCGTGAAAGAATCATTGAGCATCTTCCTCTGGGAGACACGGTTTAAGGAGATCAGGAAGCGTTTGGTTAAAAAGGCGAAGGCAGCAAAGGTGATCACCGAGGAAGATGTCTTCAAGGCAATCTCGTGA
- a CDS encoding putative toxin-antitoxin system toxin component, PIN family gives MKAVFDTNVLIAAFLTEGVCSKLLTRARKGECDLILSNDIIREFEKVLRKKFALSRQEIPDVRAILTEATKAMIRQVSPIEPICRDGDDNKILACALAADADHLVTGDEDLLVMKKYGKTRIISPKEFEGLFAD, from the coding sequence GTGAAAGCGGTTTTCGACACGAATGTCCTCATAGCCGCCTTTCTCACGGAGGGGGTCTGCTCAAAACTCCTCACAAGGGCGCGTAAGGGTGAGTGTGATCTTATCCTGAGCAATGACATTATCCGGGAGTTCGAAAAGGTGCTCCGTAAAAAATTCGCATTGTCGCGGCAGGAGATACCCGATGTCCGCGCTATCCTGACAGAAGCGACGAAAGCAATGATCCGGCAGGTAAGCCCGATAGAACCCATCTGCAGGGACGGGGACGACAACAAGATCCTTGCCTGCGCGCTCGCGGCTGATGCCGATCATCTTGTGACCGGCGACGAAGACCTGCTCGTAATGAAGAAATACGGTAAGACCAGGATAATATCCCCGAAGGAATTTGAGGGCCTTTTTGCCGATTAA